The genomic interval TGAGGTCCCACCCGCCCGGGCTCGAGATGAACGACACGACCATCCTCGCCACGTAGTCGCCGGCCGTCTCGGGCGTCATCCCCGGGGCGAGGCGCTCCTCCTTCAGCAGCGGGACGAGCTCGCTGCGCACGACGGCGAGCACGAGCGGGGTGGTCTCGTGGAGCTGGGGCAGGAGGCGCTCGGGCTCGGTCTGGAGGACCTTCTGGAGCACCTGGTGCTCCTCGACGGCCCGGTGGGCGAACACCAGCGCCCGCTCCAGGCGGGTGGCGAAGTCCGGCGCGTCGGCGACG from Acidimicrobiales bacterium carries:
- a CDS encoding TetR/AcrR family transcriptional regulator, producing MTPRERILAATLACVGRYGLAKTTVEDVARQAGVSRATVYRHFAGGRDQLVNETITWEVARFFGALAGHVADAPDFATRLERALVFAHRAVEEHQVLQKVLQTEPERLLPQLHETTPLVLAVVRSELVPLLKEERLAPGMTPETAGDYVARMVVSFISSPGGWDLTDAGQVRRLVRTQFLAGVLAEG